One part of the [Synechococcus] sp. NIES-970 genome encodes these proteins:
- a CDS encoding Orn/Lys/Arg decarboxylase, producing MTPLFSKLLELSNSNHAPFYAPGHKRGQGIFHDLAEAWGSAIFRADLPELPDLDNLFAPEGVILEAQNLAAETFGADRTWFLVNGSTCGIIAAILATVGEGDKILLPRNVHQSAISGLIHAGAMPVFVQPPYDPQWDLSYGLTPQSVEAAFQIHPDIKAVFVLSPTYQGVCPDLGAIAKITQAKNVPLIVDEAHGSHFKFHPDLPPTALELGADVVIQSTHKTLGAMTQASMLHLKGSRIDPQKISRALQLVESTSPSYLLLASLDAAREQMATMGEKLWSETLTLAKQARQALAEIQGIKVFDPRPQKGIQYFDQTRLTIDVTGLGFTGYEADEIFAEKLGVIAELPLRRSLTFILTFGNTEKDIEQLIKAFKELGSYQPKQPFSQQQNLDQSTFQQLYDLPPLSPRQAYFSTSKTVSIKASINQICAELICPYPPGIPVIMPGEKITHGKIDSLKQVLKLGGVITGAHDPELNTIQVIDLE from the coding sequence ATGACCCCGCTGTTTTCAAAACTGCTCGAACTTTCTAACTCAAACCATGCCCCTTTTTACGCCCCCGGTCACAAACGTGGTCAGGGGATTTTTCATGACCTGGCGGAGGCTTGGGGATCAGCGATTTTTCGGGCAGATTTACCGGAATTGCCGGATCTCGATAATCTTTTTGCACCGGAAGGAGTCATTCTCGAAGCCCAAAATCTCGCGGCAGAAACTTTTGGGGCAGATCGCACTTGGTTTCTCGTCAATGGTTCCACCTGCGGGATCATCGCGGCAATTTTGGCAACGGTGGGGGAAGGCGACAAAATTTTGTTACCGCGCAATGTGCATCAATCGGCCATTTCCGGCTTAATTCACGCCGGGGCAATGCCCGTTTTTGTACAACCGCCCTACGATCCCCAGTGGGATTTGAGCTATGGCTTAACGCCGCAATCCGTTGAGGCAGCATTTCAAATTCATCCCGATATTAAAGCGGTGTTTGTCCTCTCGCCGACCTACCAAGGGGTTTGTCCCGATTTGGGGGCGATCGCCAAAATTACCCAAGCAAAAAATGTGCCGTTAATTGTCGATGAAGCCCACGGGAGCCACTTTAAATTTCACCCCGATTTACCACCGACCGCATTAGAATTAGGCGCAGATGTGGTGATTCAATCGACCCACAAAACCCTCGGCGCGATGACCCAAGCTTCGATGTTGCATTTAAAGGGTTCACGAATTGATCCCCAGAAAATTAGCCGCGCTTTACAGTTAGTGGAATCCACCAGCCCCAGTTACTTACTGCTCGCGTCCCTCGATGCTGCCCGTGAACAGATGGCAACCATGGGCGAAAAACTTTGGTCTGAGACCTTAACTTTAGCGAAACAAGCACGACAGGCATTAGCTGAAATTCAAGGCATCAAAGTTTTTGATCCCCGGCCCCAAAAGGGTATTCAATATTTTGATCAAACTCGCTTAACCATTGATGTGACAGGATTGGGTTTTACGGGCTATGAAGCTGATGAGATTTTTGCCGAAAAATTGGGTGTGATTGCAGAATTACCATTGCGGCGATCGCTCACTTTTATCCTGACCTTTGGTAATACCGAAAAAGATATTGAACAATTAATCAAAGCATTTAAAGAGCTTGGTAGTTATCAACCGAAACAACCTTTTAGCCAACAACAAAACTTAGATCAGTCCACTTTCCAACAACTTTATGATTTGCCGCCTCTATCACCCCGCCAGGCCTATTTTTCGACGAGCAAAACAGTCTCCATTAAAGCGAGCATCAATCAAATTTGTGCTGAGTTAATTTGTCCTTATCCGCCTGGTATTCCTGTAATTATGCCAGGGGAAAAAATTACCCATGGGAAAATTGATAGTCTCAAGCAG
- the cyoE gene encoding protoheme IX farnesyltransferase, whose protein sequence is MLGTSLSPQHENFLAVVKSYYQLTKPRIIPLLLITTAASMWIASHGEIDPVKLVITMLGGTLAAASAQTLNCIYDQDIDFSMQRTRKRPIPSGRVQPRHALIFALILGGLSFSLLTVFVNLLSACLALSGIIFYMLIYTHWLKRHNVQNIVIGGAAGSIPPLVGWAAVTGHLDWSAWIIFALIFLWTPPHFWALALMIKDDYAEVNVPMLPVVKGEKVTVDQIWIYTLITVPFSFLLVFPFQASGLLYAIAATILGGIFIQKAWELKQNPFEKAIAKSMFKYSILYMMLLCTAMVVDSLPAVHNVTALLTTTLASIG, encoded by the coding sequence ATGCTCGGCACCAGCCTTTCGCCCCAACACGAAAACTTTTTGGCCGTGGTCAAAAGTTATTATCAGCTTACGAAACCCCGCATTATTCCCCTACTACTGATTACCACGGCGGCTTCAATGTGGATCGCTTCCCATGGTGAGATTGATCCCGTGAAATTGGTGATTACGATGTTGGGCGGAACCCTCGCTGCTGCCTCTGCCCAGACCCTCAATTGCATTTACGATCAAGACATTGATTTTTCGATGCAACGCACCCGCAAACGTCCGATTCCTTCGGGTCGGGTGCAACCGCGCCATGCGTTGATTTTCGCGCTGATCTTGGGGGGATTATCTTTTTCGTTGCTGACGGTGTTTGTGAATTTGCTCAGTGCTTGTTTGGCGCTGTCGGGGATCATTTTCTACATGCTGATCTATACCCATTGGCTGAAGCGGCACAATGTGCAGAATATTGTGATCGGCGGCGCGGCGGGATCAATTCCGCCCCTCGTCGGTTGGGCAGCGGTGACGGGTCATTTGGATTGGTCGGCATGGATTATTTTCGCGCTGATTTTCCTCTGGACGCCGCCCCACTTCTGGGCTTTGGCGTTGATGATCAAAGATGATTATGCCGAGGTAAATGTGCCGATGTTACCGGTGGTGAAGGGCGAAAAAGTGACGGTGGATCAAATCTGGATTTACACGTTGATCACTGTGCCATTTAGTTTCCTGTTGGTGTTTCCGTTCCAGGCGTCGGGTTTACTCTATGCGATCGCCGCCACGATTCTCGGGGGGATTTTTATTCAGAAGGCCTGGGAACTGAAACAAAATCCCTTTGAAAAGGCGATCGCCAAATCGATGTTTAAATATTCGATTCTGTACATGATGTTGCTTTGTACGGCGATGGTAGTGGATAGTTTACCTGCGGTGCACAATGTCACAGCACTGCTCACCACAACCCTTGCTTCCATCGGCTAA
- a CDS encoding cytochrome oxidase assembly protein subfamily protein: MAHSLPSPVTFTGDRHQVKTWIRRLVWKMAIATFLLMGIGSATRVMNAGLACPDWPLCYGQLVPTQQMNLQVFLEWFHRLDAALIGLSAIALVGLTVWFRNVLPRWLPWSAGFALFLIVFQGILGGLTVTQLLRFDIVTAHLGTALVFFVTLLTIGSCLSDYKGNGTVGKLPWISVTGAILVYVQSLLGGLVASQWAAHQCFFQGDMCLVMHSHIIGVVPATLATLITVILSWRTPALHPVLRYLANTAALLVCLQVAIGVGTYKLHLQVEPLTVTHQAVGAALLGTLVIFSVFALRDRQTVMQLTD, from the coding sequence ATGGCTCATTCCCTCCCTTCTCCAGTGACTTTCACCGGTGACAGACATCAGGTCAAAACTTGGATCCGTCGTCTTGTCTGGAAAATGGCGATCGCCACCTTTTTGCTCATGGGGATTGGTAGTGCGACGCGGGTGATGAATGCGGGCTTGGCTTGTCCGGACTGGCCCCTGTGCTATGGGCAGCTTGTGCCGACGCAACAGATGAATTTGCAGGTTTTTCTGGAATGGTTCCACCGTTTGGATGCGGCCTTGATCGGATTATCGGCGATCGCCCTTGTGGGGTTAACGGTCTGGTTCCGGAATGTGTTACCCCGTTGGCTCCCTTGGTCAGCAGGCTTCGCCCTATTTTTAATCGTGTTTCAGGGCATTTTAGGCGGACTGACGGTAACGCAATTGCTCCGCTTTGATATCGTCACAGCGCACCTCGGTACAGCATTGGTGTTCTTTGTCACGCTCCTCACCATTGGTTCCTGTTTGAGCGATTACAAGGGCAATGGCACGGTGGGTAAATTACCTTGGATCAGTGTCACAGGGGCAATTCTTGTCTATGTCCAGAGTTTACTGGGGGGTTTAGTGGCGTCCCAATGGGCGGCTCATCAGTGCTTTTTTCAGGGGGATATGTGTTTGGTGATGCATAGCCACATCATCGGCGTGGTCCCTGCAACCCTTGCCACATTGATCACAGTGATTTTGTCTTGGCGCACCCCTGCGCTCCATCCGGTGTTACGGTATCTTGCGAATACTGCGGCGCTTCTCGTCTGTCTGCAAGTGGCAATTGGGGTGGGAACTTACAAACTTCATTTACAGGTGGAACCGCTAACCGTGACCCACCAAGCGGTTGGTGCAGCTCTCCTTGGGACGTTAGTGATCTTTTCAGTATTTGCCCTGCGCGATCGCCAAACCGTGATGCAGTTAACAGATTAA
- the ctaCI gene encoding cytochrome oxidase subunit II: protein MNIPNSITTLIVGIAVTLISLWYGQHHGLMPVAASADANDVDELFNLMMTIATGLFILIEGALVICLIRFRRKKGDLTDGPAIEGNVPLEILWTAIPTLTVFILAIYSFEIYNKMGGLDPMVSGSGMAMSHHHHHNPSTMENMVAMGVDSQVAIGIGKSMSAGEQEPLVVEVNGLQYAWIFTYPDTGIISGDLHVPVDRPVQLNMKAADVIHAFWLPELRIKQDVMPGQLSQLSFVANREGTYPVICAELCGSYHGGMKTTMTVETAEGYDAWVQSRTVAMQSEENQTVAVNPSDLSDAAFLQAYAEEMGIIKNTLDQIPHGPMTMMSIHQ, encoded by the coding sequence GTGAATATTCCAAATAGCATCACGACTTTGATCGTTGGAATTGCCGTCACCCTCATCAGTCTTTGGTACGGTCAGCACCATGGTCTAATGCCAGTGGCCGCTTCAGCCGATGCCAATGATGTAGATGAATTATTCAATTTGATGATGACGATCGCCACTGGTCTATTCATCCTGATTGAAGGAGCACTCGTCATTTGTTTGATCCGTTTTCGCCGCAAAAAAGGAGACCTCACTGACGGGCCTGCCATTGAAGGCAATGTTCCCTTAGAAATTCTTTGGACGGCAATTCCCACCCTTACTGTTTTTATCCTGGCTATCTATAGTTTTGAAATTTATAACAAAATGGGTGGCCTCGACCCGATGGTTTCTGGTAGTGGCATGGCGATGTCTCACCACCACCATCACAACCCCAGCACCATGGAAAATATGGTGGCTATGGGGGTAGATTCCCAAGTGGCGATCGGCATTGGTAAATCCATGTCTGCCGGAGAACAGGAGCCCCTGGTGGTAGAGGTCAATGGCCTCCAATACGCTTGGATCTTTACCTATCCTGATACGGGGATCATCTCCGGTGACCTCCATGTGCCCGTCGATCGCCCTGTCCAGCTCAACATGAAAGCGGCAGATGTGATCCATGCCTTCTGGTTACCGGAACTGCGGATTAAACAGGATGTGATGCCGGGGCAACTGTCCCAACTGAGTTTTGTGGCGAACCGCGAGGGAACCTACCCCGTGATTTGTGCGGAATTGTGTGGCTCTTACCATGGCGGTATGAAAACGACCATGACCGTAGAAACTGCCGAGGGTTATGACGCCTGGGTACAGTCGCGGACGGTGGCAATGCAGTCAGAAGAAAACCAGACCGTGGCAGTGAATCCGAGTGATTTAAGTGATGCAGCATTTCTCCAAGCCTATGCCGAGGAGATGGGGATCATTAAAAATACCCTCGACCAGATTCCCCATGGGCCAATGACCATGATGTCTATTCATCAATAG
- the ctaDI gene encoding cytochrome oxidase large subunit (subunit I): MSEATTHHGGDRKWTDYFTFCTDHKVIGIQYLVTSFFFYFIGGALAEMVRTELATPDPDFVSPEVYNQLFTMHGTIMIFLWIVPAGAAFANYLIPLMIGADDMAFPRLNAVAFWMQPVGGILLISSFFVGAPQAGWTSYPPLSLISGKWGEELWILCLLILGTASILGAINFVTTIFKMRIPEMDIHSMPLFCWAMLATSALILLSTPVLAAALILLSFDLMAGTAFFNPTGGGDPIVYQHLFWFYSHPAVYIMVLPFFGVISEVLPVHSRKPIFGYRAIAYSGLAISFLGLIVWAHHMFTSGTPGWLRMFFMATTMLVAVPTGIKIFSWCATLWGGKLQLNSALLFAIGFLSSFLIGGLSGVMLAAAPFDIHVHDTYFVVGHFHYVLFGGSVFALFSAVYHWYPKMTGKMYDEFWGKLHFAMTFVGFNMTFLPMHYLGMQGMNRRIALYDPQFQSLNQVCTIGSYILALSTLPFLVSMVLGLVKGEAAGRNPWRALTLEWQTTSPPSIENFDEVPVLWAGPYDYGIDSESEDAGESVEEMLAEVAEVG; the protein is encoded by the coding sequence ATGAGTGAAGCGACGACACACCACGGGGGCGATCGCAAGTGGACAGACTATTTCACCTTCTGCACCGACCATAAAGTAATTGGGATTCAGTACCTTGTGACTTCCTTTTTCTTTTATTTCATTGGTGGTGCGCTGGCAGAGATGGTGCGCACCGAACTTGCGACCCCCGACCCTGACTTTGTCAGTCCCGAAGTTTATAACCAACTGTTCACCATGCACGGCACAATCATGATCTTTTTGTGGATTGTGCCTGCGGGAGCCGCCTTTGCCAATTACCTAATCCCGTTGATGATTGGCGCGGATGATATGGCCTTTCCCCGCTTGAATGCGGTGGCATTTTGGATGCAGCCTGTCGGTGGGATTTTGTTGATTTCCAGCTTTTTTGTCGGTGCGCCCCAAGCGGGTTGGACATCCTATCCGCCCTTGAGTTTGATCTCTGGGAAATGGGGGGAAGAACTGTGGATTCTCTGCTTGCTGATTTTGGGGACGGCTTCGATTTTGGGGGCGATTAATTTTGTCACCACTATTTTTAAAATGCGCATCCCTGAGATGGATATCCACAGTATGCCGTTGTTTTGCTGGGCGATGTTGGCGACTTCGGCGCTGATTCTCCTCTCGACTCCAGTACTGGCAGCGGCGTTAATTCTTCTGTCCTTTGATTTGATGGCGGGAACGGCATTTTTTAATCCCACGGGGGGTGGCGATCCGATTGTGTACCAGCACTTATTCTGGTTTTATTCCCATCCGGCGGTGTACATCATGGTATTGCCCTTCTTCGGGGTGATCTCCGAGGTGTTACCAGTCCACTCCCGTAAACCGATCTTCGGCTATCGGGCGATCGCCTATTCCGGTCTCGCGATCAGTTTCTTGGGATTAATCGTCTGGGCGCACCACATGTTCACCAGTGGCACCCCCGGTTGGTTACGGATGTTCTTCATGGCGACAACCATGCTCGTGGCTGTGCCGACAGGGATCAAAATTTTTAGTTGGTGTGCCACCCTCTGGGGCGGCAAGCTCCAGTTAAACTCCGCCTTACTTTTTGCGATCGGCTTTCTCTCCTCCTTTCTGATTGGAGGCTTGAGTGGGGTCATGTTAGCAGCGGCTCCCTTCGATATCCATGTCCACGATACCTACTTCGTTGTCGGTCACTTCCATTACGTTCTATTTGGGGGTTCTGTTTTCGCCTTATTCTCAGCGGTGTATCACTGGTATCCGAAGATGACGGGCAAAATGTATGACGAATTTTGGGGGAAACTCCATTTCGCCATGACCTTTGTGGGTTTTAACATGACTTTCTTGCCGATGCACTATCTCGGTATGCAAGGAATGAACCGCCGCATTGCCCTTTATGATCCCCAATTTCAAAGCTTGAACCAGGTGTGTACCATTGGCTCCTATATTTTAGCCTTGTCCACCTTGCCCTTTTTAGTGTCGATGGTGTTGGGTTTAGTGAAGGGCGAAGCTGCAGGACGTAACCCTTGGCGCGCCCTCACCCTCGAATGGCAAACCACTTCTCCGCCGAGCATCGAAAACTTTGATGAAGTGCCTGTTCTTTGGGCCGGGCCATACGACTACGGGATTGATAGCGAGTCAGAAGATGCAGGTGAATCTGTGGAAGAGATGCTTGCAGAAGTGGCGGAAGTTGGCTAA
- the ctaEI gene encoding cytochrome oxidase small subunit (subunit III), translated as MQSSTTNTTVTANYQAAPTEHHGHPDHRMFGLVLFLVAETMIFAGLFAAFLIYKSTIADFSKELELTIPTINTIILVSSSFVMHKGQSAIKNDDVKGLQLWFGITALMGAVFLGGQVYEYAHMEFGLTEHLFGSCFYALTGFHGLHVTAGLLFTLAVLWRSRAAGHYSGASHFGVEAAELYWHFVDVVWIVLFGLVYLL; from the coding sequence ATGCAGAGTTCGACAACAAATACGACAGTCACAGCAAATTACCAAGCGGCACCGACAGAACACCATGGACACCCCGATCACCGGATGTTTGGGCTAGTGCTGTTCCTTGTGGCGGAAACGATGATTTTTGCGGGATTATTTGCGGCGTTTTTGATTTATAAATCCACGATCGCCGATTTCTCGAAAGAATTAGAGCTAACCATCCCGACGATCAACACGATTATTCTGGTGAGCAGTAGTTTCGTGATGCACAAGGGGCAAAGTGCCATTAAAAATGACGATGTCAAAGGCCTACAGCTTTGGTTTGGGATTACGGCGCTGATGGGTGCGGTGTTCCTCGGTGGTCAGGTCTATGAATATGCCCACATGGAATTTGGGCTAACGGAGCATCTATTTGGTAGTTGTTTCTATGCGCTGACGGGCTTTCACGGATTACACGTCACCGCAGGTCTCCTGTTCACGTTGGCGGTATTGTGGCGATCGCGCGCAGCGGGTCACTATAGCGGTGCGTCCCATTTTGGAGTAGAAGCCGCAGAACTTTACTGGCATTTCGTCGATGTGGTTTGGATTGTTCTTTTCGGTCTTGTTTACCTGCTCTAG
- a CDS encoding hypothetical protein (conserved hypothetical protein TIGR00266), which translates to MSQFQFRVENNPSYASLIVTLPPNQTLLVEAGAMAAMDANIDMKSKMRGGLMKGIGRMLSGESLFISEFTAKNTAGEIYISPGVPGDVSYYHLDGSKSLMVQSSGFVAASPSVNLDTKFQGLKGFFSGESIFFLRASGTGDFWFSSYGAIIEIPVAGDYVVDTGYIVAFEDTLDYNVEMIGGLSFRGLRTGILGGEGLVCRFSGQGRLWIQSRNLFPLLNFLYPYRPVPSND; encoded by the coding sequence ATGTCTCAGTTCCAGTTTCGTGTTGAAAATAACCCTTCCTATGCCTCTCTTATTGTAACTTTGCCTCCGAACCAAACCCTGCTTGTGGAAGCGGGGGCGATGGCCGCCATGGACGCCAATATCGATATGAAATCGAAGATGCGGGGTGGTTTGATGAAGGGTATTGGCCGCATGTTAAGTGGAGAATCGCTCTTTATCAGTGAGTTCACGGCAAAAAATACTGCCGGAGAAATCTACATTTCGCCTGGGGTGCCGGGGGATGTGAGCTATTATCACCTGGATGGTTCTAAGTCTTTGATGGTGCAGTCTTCGGGTTTTGTGGCTGCGAGTCCTTCGGTGAATTTGGATACTAAATTCCAAGGATTAAAAGGCTTTTTTTCGGGAGAGTCGATCTTTTTCTTACGGGCTTCGGGCACTGGAGATTTTTGGTTTAGCTCCTATGGGGCAATTATTGAAATCCCGGTCGCCGGAGATTATGTGGTGGATACGGGCTACATTGTTGCCTTCGAAGATACCCTAGATTACAACGTGGAAATGATTGGTGGTTTGTCGTTTCGGGGACTCCGTACCGGAATTCTCGGTGGGGAAGGGCTTGTTTGTCGTTTCAGTGGTCAGGGCCGTCTGTGGATCCAGTCGCGTAATTTGTTTCCGTTGTTGAATTTCCTCTATCCTTATCGTCCTGTTCCTAGTAATGATTAG
- a CDS encoding hypothetical protein (conserved hypothetical protein TIGR00266): protein MEIQLLHQPDSAIAHITLNAGEEIIAQAGAMVAMSNTINASTTLRKGKGGGIMGGLKRMLAGESLFLSVFRAPLPNSEIWLAPNLMGDLLLYEMQGEELIVQASSYLACGPKVDIDLGWQGFKSFFSGESIFWLSMTGYGPLLVTSFGAIYEIDVDGEYIVDTGHIVAFEKSLSFTIGKANPSWIGALLGGEGIVCRFRGKGKLYCQTHNPGAFGSRIGSQLPPR, encoded by the coding sequence ATGGAAATTCAACTCTTACATCAGCCAGACAGTGCGATCGCCCATATCACCCTTAACGCAGGCGAAGAAATTATTGCCCAAGCCGGTGCCATGGTGGCCATGAGTAACACAATCAATGCCAGTACAACCCTCCGTAAAGGTAAAGGAGGCGGCATTATGGGTGGCCTCAAGCGGATGCTTGCTGGTGAATCTTTATTTTTGAGTGTTTTTCGTGCTCCATTACCCAATAGTGAAATTTGGCTAGCCCCCAATCTCATGGGGGATCTACTCCTCTACGAAATGCAGGGGGAAGAACTGATCGTGCAAGCCTCCTCCTATTTAGCCTGTGGCCCAAAAGTTGACATTGACCTTGGTTGGCAAGGGTTTAAATCTTTCTTCTCGGGAGAATCGATTTTCTGGTTGAGCATGACGGGTTATGGCCCGCTTCTGGTCACCTCCTTTGGGGCGATCTACGAAATAGATGTTGACGGTGAGTACATCGTGGATACAGGCCATATCGTCGCCTTTGAAAAGAGCCTGAGTTTTACCATTGGTAAAGCCAATCCTTCTTGGATCGGCGCTTTACTCGGTGGTGAAGGAATTGTTTGTCGCTTTCGAGGTAAAGGAAAACTCTACTGCCAAACCCACAATCCGGGAGCCTTTGGTTCTCGAATCGGTTCCCAATTACCCCCCCGTTAA
- a CDS encoding hypothetical protein (conserved hypothetical protein TIGR00266): MKYEIRYKPAFACLFITLEPGEQVTAEAGSMVSMDGGITMKAEFSGGLVPAILRRLFGGESLFVNVYRNTSNRPQAVILTQSIVGDIHRIDLSQGPICFQPGAYIAHTPGAKMGVHWAGFASWFAGEGLFKLQFSGTGRVFYGCYGGIIEKQISGEFVVDNSHLVAYDPGISMNIRMSGGIFGSLTSGEGLVNKLKGRGRIYLQSRSVSGLVGFLRPKCR, encoded by the coding sequence GTGAAATACGAAATCCGCTATAAACCCGCCTTTGCTTGTCTTTTTATTACCCTAGAACCCGGCGAACAGGTGACTGCCGAAGCTGGTTCCATGGTGAGTATGGACGGTGGGATCACAATGAAAGCCGAATTTTCCGGTGGTTTAGTTCCCGCCATTCTGCGCCGTTTATTCGGCGGCGAATCCCTTTTTGTGAATGTCTATCGCAATACCAGTAATCGACCCCAGGCGGTGATTTTGACCCAGTCCATCGTGGGTGACATCCACCGCATTGATCTTTCCCAGGGGCCTATCTGCTTCCAACCCGGCGCCTATATTGCCCATACTCCCGGCGCAAAAATGGGCGTGCATTGGGCTGGTTTTGCCAGTTGGTTTGCTGGCGAAGGCCTGTTTAAGTTGCAATTTTCTGGAACTGGCCGTGTTTTTTACGGTTGCTACGGCGGCATCATCGAAAAACAAATTAGCGGTGAATTTGTCGTTGATAATAGTCATCTCGTTGCCTATGACCCGGGAATCTCGATGAATATCCGCATGTCTGGGGGAATCTTTGGTTCGCTCACCTCTGGGGAAGGTCTTGTCAATAAACTCAAAGGGCGCGGTCGGATTTATCTCCAATCCCGCAGTGTGTCCGGTCTTGTGGGCTTTTTACGTCCAAAATGTCGTTAG
- a CDS encoding hypothetical protein (conserved hypothetical protein): protein MFSSEPADEKQILKSVLAPLLDDFLYWFELSLGALEKHRLGFMSEAEQTDLMARIRQAQGEVTATKSLFQAMDGNAGVDVKVLMPWHQLVSECWQVAQKRRQWEAES from the coding sequence ATGTTTTCTTCAGAACCCGCCGACGAAAAGCAGATCCTCAAGTCTGTGCTGGCCCCACTGTTAGACGACTTTTTGTATTGGTTTGAGTTGTCTTTAGGAGCCCTCGAAAAACATCGTTTAGGTTTTATGTCAGAAGCAGAACAAACTGATTTGATGGCCCGCATTCGCCAGGCCCAGGGGGAAGTGACGGCGACAAAATCGCTTTTTCAAGCGATGGACGGCAATGCTGGGGTGGATGTGAAGGTGTTAATGCCTTGGCATCAACTGGTTTCGGAATGTTGGCAGGTGGCCCAAAAGCGTCGTCAATGGGAAGCGGAATCCTAG
- a CDS encoding hypothetical protein (conserved hypothetical protein): MTFALAPWRSPLAWAIHRNKSQPHHRFFQLATVTPEGKPRNRTVVFRGFLDQSNDFKIITDQRSEKMQHLTGDRLGEIAWYFTKTREQFRLSGKITAITAADHDSPFYVERTQTWQSLSDAAREQFFWPTPAAQRSEDLADFQPSGVDCLEPGPNFVLLLFQVTAVDHLELRGNPQNRFLYHLDGDRLWQKKTVNP; encoded by the coding sequence ATGACCTTTGCACTGGCCCCTTGGCGATCGCCTTTAGCCTGGGCAATTCACCGCAATAAAAGCCAACCCCATCACCGTTTTTTTCAACTGGCGACGGTCACCCCAGAGGGGAAACCCCGTAATCGTACCGTGGTGTTTCGGGGGTTCCTAGACCAGAGTAATGATTTCAAGATCATCACCGACCAGCGCAGTGAAAAAATGCAGCATCTAACGGGCGATCGCCTGGGGGAAATCGCCTGGTATTTCACCAAAACCCGGGAACAGTTCCGCCTCAGTGGCAAGATAACCGCCATCACCGCAGCGGACCATGATTCACCTTTTTATGTTGAAAGAACCCAAACTTGGCAGAGCCTTTCGGATGCCGCCCGGGAGCAATTCTTTTGGCCAACTCCAGCTGCCCAACGCAGTGAAGATTTAGCTGATTTCCAGCCTAGTGGGGTAGATTGCCTAGAGCCGGGGCCAAATTTTGTCCTATTGCTGTTTCAAGTGACCGCGGTGGATCACCTAGAGCTCCGGGGCAATCCCCAAAACCGTTTTCTCTATCACCTCGATGGCGATCGCCTCTGGCAAAAAAAGACCGTCAATCCCTAG
- a CDS encoding hypothetical protein (conserved hypothetical protein TIGR00056), producing the protein MTSQRKSRSALGKWFERLTAATFLGGQVIVHILRGRFNRRMTIEQMAAVGPDSLLIALVTAGFVGMVFTIQVAREFIYFGAGTAVGGVLGLSLSRELAPVLTAVVLAGRVGSAFAAEIGTMRVTEQIDALYILRTDPIDYLVVPRFLACCLMLPLLTILSLLMGMAGGLAIATHLYQIPQSVFINSARTFLEYWDITSAIIKSVVFGGLIAVIGCSWGLTTTGGAKGVGQSTTTAVVTSLLAIFVANFFLSWVMFQGLGSALVG; encoded by the coding sequence ATGACCAGCCAACGCAAATCTAGAAGCGCCCTCGGCAAATGGTTTGAGCGGCTCACTGCCGCTACCTTCTTAGGGGGGCAAGTCATTGTCCATATTCTGCGCGGGCGGTTTAATCGACGGATGACCATCGAACAGATGGCCGCTGTGGGGCCAGATTCCCTACTGATTGCCCTGGTGACAGCTGGTTTTGTGGGGATGGTTTTCACCATTCAAGTGGCCCGAGAATTTATTTATTTTGGTGCAGGCACAGCTGTGGGGGGCGTACTTGGCCTTTCGTTATCGCGGGAACTGGCTCCCGTGTTGACGGCGGTGGTACTGGCTGGGCGGGTTGGTTCGGCTTTTGCGGCTGAAATTGGCACAATGCGTGTTACAGAACAAATTGATGCATTGTATATTTTACGCACTGACCCAATTGATTATTTAGTCGTACCACGTTTTCTGGCCTGCTGTCTGATGCTGCCATTGCTGACGATTTTGTCGCTGTTGATGGGTATGGCTGGGGGGCTCGCGATCGCCACCCATCTTTATCAAATTCCCCAATCTGTCTTCATCAATTCGGCCCGCACCTTTTTGGAATACTGGGATATTACGAGCGCCATTATTAAGTCCGTTGTGTTTGGGGGGTTAATTGCGGTGATTGGCTGCAGTTGGGGGCTCACCACCACAGGCGGTGCGAAGGGGGTTGGCCAATCGACGACCACGGCAGTGGTGACCTCTCTGTTGGCAATTTTTGTGGCTAATTTTTTTCTATCTTGGGTCATGTTCCAAGGGTTAGGGAGCGCCTTGGTGGGCTAG